One Pantoea trifolii DNA segment encodes these proteins:
- a CDS encoding major outer membrane lipoprotein — MNRTKLVLGAVILASTMLAGCSSNAKIDQLSSDVQTLNAKVDQLSNDVNAIRSDVQAAKDDAARANQRLDNQAHSYRK, encoded by the coding sequence ATGAATCGCACTAAACTGGTACTGGGCGCTGTAATCCTGGCTTCAACTATGCTGGCTGGTTGCTCAAGCAACGCTAAAATCGACCAACTGTCTTCAGACGTTCAGACTCTGAACGCTAAAGTTGATCAGCTGAGCAACGACGTGAACGCAATCCGTTCTGACGTTCAGGCTGCTAAAGATGACGCAGCTCGCGCTAACCAGCGTCTGGACAACCAGGCTCACTCTTACCGTAAGTAA
- the sufA gene encoding Fe-S cluster assembly scaffold SufA, which translates to MSSVNADSFSPEDFVWKGLTLTESAAKQILNLVEQDPEVKGLKLGVKTSGCAGFGYVMDLVKDPADDDLQFEQFGAKLFVPLQAMPFVDGTELDYVREGLNQIFKFNNPKAQHACGCGESFGVE; encoded by the coding sequence ATGTCATCAGTAAATGCCGACTCCTTTTCACCCGAAGATTTCGTCTGGAAAGGGCTCACGCTGACCGAATCGGCAGCGAAACAGATTCTTAACCTGGTAGAACAAGACCCTGAAGTCAAGGGCTTGAAACTGGGTGTGAAAACGTCCGGCTGTGCCGGCTTTGGGTACGTCATGGATCTGGTAAAGGATCCTGCCGATGACGACCTGCAGTTTGAGCAATTCGGCGCAAAACTGTTTGTGCCACTTCAGGCGATGCCGTTTGTTGACGGTACCGAGCTGGATTATGTCCGCGAAGGTCTTAACCAGATTTTTAAATTCAACAACCCTAAAGCTCAACACGCCTGCGGGTGCGGTGAAAGCTTTGGCGTCGAGTAA
- the sufB gene encoding Fe-S cluster assembly protein SufB translates to MSRHTEASDDVQMWEGKLNYKEGFFTQLQTEEFAHGINEDVVRAISAKRNEPEWMLEFRLKAFRAWEQMEEPHWLKAHYEKLDYQDYSYYSAPSCGNCDDSCASEPGATQTSGSVASSDYLTKEVEDAFNQLGVPVREGREVAVDAIFDSVSVSTTYRGKLAEQGIIFCSFGEAIHDHPELVQKYLGTVVPPNDNFFAALNSAVASDGTFVYIPKGVRCPMELSTYFRINAAKTGQFERTILIADEDSYVSYIEGCSAPVRDTYQLHAAVVEVIIHKNAEVKYSTVQNWFPGGEGEGGILNFVTKRALCEGDHSKMSWTQSETGSAITWKYPSCILRGDYSIGEFYSVALTAGRQQADTGTKMIHIGKNTKSTIISKGISAGKSQNTYRGLVKIMPTATNARNFTQCDSMLIGAECGAHTFPYVETRNNTAHLEHEATTSRIGEDQMFYCLQRGISEEDAISMIVNGFCKDVFSELPLEFAVEAQKLLAISLEHSVG, encoded by the coding sequence ATGTCACGACACACCGAAGCATCTGATGATGTACAAATGTGGGAAGGCAAGCTCAATTATAAAGAGGGCTTCTTTACCCAGTTACAAACCGAAGAATTTGCCCACGGCATCAATGAAGATGTGGTGCGTGCGATTTCGGCTAAACGTAACGAACCTGAATGGATGCTTGAATTCCGTCTCAAGGCGTTCCGCGCCTGGGAGCAAATGGAAGAGCCGCACTGGCTGAAAGCGCACTACGAAAAACTGGATTATCAGGATTACAGCTACTACTCTGCGCCGTCCTGCGGCAACTGCGATGACAGCTGTGCTTCTGAACCTGGCGCCACCCAAACCTCCGGCAGCGTCGCGTCCAGCGACTACCTGACGAAGGAAGTGGAAGACGCGTTTAACCAGTTAGGCGTTCCAGTGCGTGAAGGGCGTGAAGTGGCGGTGGATGCGATTTTCGACTCCGTCTCCGTTTCGACCACCTATCGCGGCAAGCTGGCGGAGCAGGGCATTATCTTCTGCTCGTTCGGCGAAGCGATTCACGATCACCCAGAGCTGGTGCAGAAGTATCTCGGGACTGTCGTGCCGCCAAACGATAACTTCTTTGCCGCGCTGAACTCGGCTGTGGCCTCTGACGGTACCTTCGTGTACATCCCGAAAGGCGTACGTTGCCCGATGGAGCTGTCGACCTATTTCCGCATCAACGCGGCAAAAACCGGTCAGTTTGAGCGCACCATCTTGATCGCCGATGAAGACAGCTACGTCAGCTATATCGAAGGTTGCTCTGCGCCGGTGCGTGACACCTATCAGCTGCACGCCGCAGTGGTAGAAGTGATCATCCATAAAAACGCTGAAGTGAAATACTCCACCGTGCAGAACTGGTTCCCAGGCGGTGAAGGCGAGGGCGGTATCCTCAACTTCGTCACCAAGCGTGCCCTGTGCGAAGGCGATCACAGCAAGATGTCCTGGACGCAGTCTGAGACCGGTTCAGCGATTACCTGGAAATATCCAAGTTGCATCCTGCGCGGTGATTACTCGATTGGTGAGTTCTACTCAGTCGCGCTGACTGCGGGACGCCAGCAGGCGGATACCGGTACCAAGATGATTCACATTGGTAAAAACACCAAGTCGACCATCATCTCGAAAGGTATCTCTGCCGGTAAGAGCCAGAACACCTATCGCGGCCTGGTGAAAATCATGCCAACCGCGACCAACGCGCGTAACTTCACCCAGTGTGACTCGATGCTGATTGGTGCCGAGTGCGGTGCGCACACCTTCCCGTATGTGGAAACGCGCAACAACACCGCCCATCTGGAGCACGAAGCCACTACCTCGCGCATCGGTGAAGATCAGATGTTCTACTGCCTGCAGCGTGGCATCAGCGAAGAAGATGCGATCTCAATGATCGTTAACGGCTTCTGCAAAGACGTTTTCTCCGAGCTGCCACTGGAATTCGCCGTGGAAGCGCAAAAATTGTTAGCTATCAGCCTTGAGCACAGTGTGGGCTGA
- the sufC gene encoding Fe-S cluster assembly ATPase SufC produces the protein MLSIKDLQVSVEDKEILRGLNLEVKPGEVHAIMGPNGSGKSTLSATLAGREDYEVTGGSVTFKGKDLLELEPEERAGEGIFMAFQYPVEIPGVSNQFFLQTSVNAVRKYREQEPLDRFDFQDFIEDKIQLLKMPEDLLTRSVNVGFSGGEKKRNDILQMAALEPELCILDETDSGLDIDALKIVAEGVNSLRDGKRSFIIVTHYQRILDYIKPDHVHVLYQGKIVKSGDFSLVKQLEEQGYGWLTDQE, from the coding sequence ATGTTAAGCATTAAAGATTTGCAGGTTAGCGTTGAAGACAAAGAGATTTTGCGCGGTCTGAACCTTGAAGTGAAACCGGGCGAAGTCCACGCCATCATGGGACCAAATGGTTCAGGTAAAAGTACCCTGTCTGCAACGCTGGCTGGTCGTGAAGATTACGAAGTCACTGGCGGTTCTGTCACCTTTAAGGGCAAAGACCTGCTGGAACTTGAGCCAGAAGAGCGTGCCGGTGAAGGCATCTTCATGGCGTTCCAGTATCCGGTAGAAATTCCGGGCGTCAGCAACCAGTTCTTCCTGCAGACCTCGGTCAACGCGGTGCGTAAATACCGTGAGCAGGAGCCGCTGGACCGTTTCGACTTCCAGGACTTTATCGAAGATAAAATCCAGCTGCTGAAGATGCCAGAAGATTTGCTGACCCGTTCAGTAAACGTCGGCTTCTCCGGCGGTGAGAAGAAGCGTAACGATATCCTGCAGATGGCGGCCCTGGAACCTGAGCTGTGCATCCTTGATGAAACCGACTCCGGTCTGGATATCGATGCGCTGAAAATCGTAGCCGAAGGCGTTAACAGCCTGCGCGACGGTAAGCGTTCATTCATCATCGTGACGCACTACCAGCGCATCCTGGATTACATCAAGCCGGATCATGTACACGTGCTGTATCAGGGCAAGATCGTTAAATCTGGCGACTTCTCGCTGGTGAAACAGTTGGAGGAGCAAGGCTATGGCTGGCTTACCGACCAAGAGTGA
- the sufE gene encoding cysteine desulfuration protein SufE, with amino-acid sequence MANLPDKERLVRNFNRCANWEEKYLYIIELGGKLPESSESLQQPEHVISGCQSQVWIRMTPQADGTIAFEGDSDAAIVKGLIAVVFSLYQGLKAPEILDLDVRHWFGELALTSHLTPSRSQGLEAMIRAIRHNAQTLS; translated from the coding sequence ATGGCGAATTTGCCAGATAAAGAGAGACTGGTTCGTAACTTTAATCGTTGCGCTAACTGGGAAGAGAAGTACCTCTACATCATTGAACTCGGTGGGAAATTACCAGAATCCTCCGAAAGCTTACAACAGCCAGAACACGTGATTTCAGGCTGCCAGAGCCAGGTGTGGATACGCATGACCCCGCAGGCCGATGGCACCATCGCCTTTGAAGGTGACAGTGATGCCGCCATCGTTAAAGGGTTGATTGCAGTGGTATTTAGCCTGTATCAGGGGCTTAAGGCGCCAGAGATTCTCGATCTCGATGTGCGCCACTGGTTCGGCGAATTAGCGCTGACCTCACATCTCACTCCCTCGCGTTCGCAGGGGCTGGAAGCCATGATCCGCGCGATCCGGCATAACGCTCAGACCCTCAGCTAA
- the sufD gene encoding Fe-S cluster assembly protein SufD, with protein MAGLPTKSDNALQQWHHLFESRGDVRSLQAQQHWQQLMRVGLPTRKHENWKYTPLDGLLAQQFVLPQPQDVSAEQVEALALPVDAVRLVFVDGRFQAELSSRDTGLFEIQHAQASERRPLPAPIQPEVFLHLTESLAEEATTIRLARGKSAAKPLYLLHITSGQDAGTNTVHHRHHLQLEASAEAEVIEHYVTLNDVAHFTGARFTFDVADNAKLQHIKLSFESEKAYHFAHNDVVMGRDANVATTSFLLGAGLSRHNTSAQLNGENTNLAINSLSLPVNQEVCDTRSYLEHNKGYCTSRQMHKVIARDKGRAVFNGMIKVAQHALKTDGQMTNNNLLLGRLAEVDTKPQLEIYADDVKCSHGATIGRIDEEQMFYLRSRGIDETAAQRMIIHAFAAELTETLENPVLRQVVLQRIAARIPGVES; from the coding sequence ATGGCTGGCTTACCGACCAAGAGTGATAACGCCCTGCAGCAGTGGCATCACCTGTTTGAATCGCGCGGTGACGTACGTTCTTTACAGGCGCAGCAGCACTGGCAGCAACTGATGCGTGTCGGCTTGCCCACGCGTAAGCATGAAAACTGGAAATACACGCCGCTTGATGGCCTGCTGGCGCAGCAATTTGTGCTGCCACAGCCGCAGGACGTGAGCGCGGAGCAAGTTGAAGCGCTGGCGCTGCCGGTTGATGCGGTGCGTCTGGTGTTTGTTGATGGTCGCTTTCAGGCCGAATTGAGCAGCCGTGATACCGGCCTGTTTGAAATTCAGCATGCGCAGGCTTCTGAGCGTCGTCCGCTGCCGGCACCGATTCAGCCGGAAGTGTTCCTGCATCTGACCGAAAGTCTGGCGGAAGAAGCGACCACTATTCGTCTGGCGCGTGGCAAATCAGCGGCTAAACCGCTCTATCTGCTGCACATCACCAGCGGTCAGGACGCGGGCACCAACACCGTGCACCATCGCCACCATCTGCAGCTGGAAGCCAGCGCAGAAGCGGAAGTGATTGAGCACTACGTTACGCTGAATGACGTGGCGCACTTTACCGGCGCGCGTTTCACGTTCGACGTGGCCGACAATGCCAAACTGCAGCACATCAAACTGTCATTTGAGAGTGAGAAGGCTTACCACTTCGCGCACAATGACGTGGTGATGGGCCGTGATGCGAATGTGGCCACCACCAGCTTCCTGCTGGGTGCGGGCTTATCGCGTCACAACACCAGCGCGCAGCTGAATGGCGAAAATACCAATCTGGCGATCAACAGCTTGTCGTTGCCGGTGAATCAGGAAGTGTGCGATACCCGCAGCTATCTGGAGCACAACAAAGGCTACTGCACCAGCCGTCAGATGCACAAAGTCATCGCGCGCGATAAAGGTCGTGCGGTGTTCAATGGCATGATCAAAGTGGCACAGCACGCGCTGAAAACCGATGGACAGATGACCAACAACAACCTGTTGCTGGGCCGTCTGGCTGAAGTGGACACCAAGCCGCAGCTGGAAATCTATGCGGATGACGTGAAGTGCAGTCACGGTGCGACCATTGGTCGTATTGATGAAGAGCAGATGTTCTATCTGCGCTCGCGCGGCATCGATGAGACTGCCGCACAGCGTATGATCATCCATGCATTTGCCGCTGAACTCACCGAAACGCTGGAGAATCCGGTACTGCGCCAGGTGGTGCTGCAGCGCATTGCCGCGCGTATTCCGGGAGTTGAGTCATGA
- a CDS encoding L,D-transpeptidase family protein, with protein MKPALRLAGALLLSCCGLSAPAFATEYPLPADNSRLIGENTLTTVPDDKRPLESIAARYKIGMLGMLEANPGVDPWLPKAGTQLTVPLQMLLPDAPREGIVINLAELRLYYYPKGEDRVVVYPIGIGQLGAMTPTMVTSISQKIPNPTWTPTTNIRKRYAKEGITLPGVVPAGPDNPMGLFAMRLARGTGQYLIHGTNADFGIGMRVSSGCIRLRPDDIEALFNSVPKGTRVQVINQPIKYAIEPDGKRYVEVHQPLSRNDKDDPQTMPIAQSAQLKAFSKNEKSDTALINEAIARRSGMPVLVSSGEPVMDESAAPTTEQSAEAIAQP; from the coding sequence ATGAAACCAGCCTTACGTTTAGCCGGTGCATTGCTGTTGTCCTGTTGCGGACTCTCTGCACCTGCATTTGCTACGGAATATCCCCTACCAGCCGATAACAGCCGTTTAATTGGCGAGAATACCCTGACCACTGTGCCAGATGACAAACGGCCGCTGGAGAGCATTGCCGCGCGTTATAAGATAGGCATGCTCGGCATGCTGGAAGCCAATCCCGGCGTTGACCCCTGGCTGCCAAAGGCCGGCACACAATTAACCGTGCCGCTGCAGATGCTGCTGCCTGATGCGCCACGCGAAGGTATCGTGATTAACCTCGCGGAGCTGCGGCTCTACTACTATCCGAAAGGTGAAGATCGTGTGGTGGTCTATCCGATTGGTATCGGTCAACTGGGCGCCATGACGCCAACCATGGTCACCAGCATCAGCCAGAAAATCCCTAATCCTACCTGGACGCCAACCACCAATATCCGCAAGCGCTATGCCAAAGAGGGCATCACCTTGCCGGGCGTGGTGCCCGCTGGGCCAGATAACCCGATGGGGCTGTTTGCCATGCGTCTGGCGCGTGGTACTGGTCAGTACCTGATTCATGGCACCAATGCTGACTTTGGTATTGGTATGCGCGTGAGTTCTGGCTGTATTCGCCTGCGACCGGATGATATTGAAGCGCTGTTCAACAGCGTGCCAAAAGGAACGCGCGTGCAGGTGATCAATCAGCCCATCAAATATGCGATTGAGCCCGACGGTAAGCGCTACGTTGAAGTGCATCAGCCTTTATCGCGCAATGATAAGGATGATCCACAAACCATGCCGATTGCGCAGTCTGCGCAGCTGAAAGCTTTCTCTAAGAATGAGAAGAGTGATACCGCGTTGATTAATGAAGCGATAGCCCGACGTTCAGGCATGCCGGTGTTAGTGAGCAGTGGTGAGCCAGTAATGGATGAGAGCGCAGCACCGACGACGGAGCAGAGTGCTGAAGCAATAGCGCAGCCCTGA
- the sufS gene encoding cysteine desulfurase SufS, translating into MSFDLERIRAEFPILKREVNGHPLAYLDSAASAQRPLAVINAESYFYQHGYAAVHRGIHSLSAQATTDMENVRHQAARFLNAASPEEIIFVKGTTEAINLVANSWGGSQLQPGDNIIITEMEHHANIVPWQMVAQRTGAEIRVLPLNAQGELALEQLSGLIDSRTRLLAVTHVSNVLGTVNPVKAIVAQAKAAGVITLVDGAQAVMHHAVDVQDIDCDFYAFSGHKIYGPTGIGVLYARKALQEIMPPWEGGGSMISEVVLPTGTTFNSTPWRFEAGTPNTGGIIGLGAALTWISELGLDVIHQRESMLMRYALDKLASVPDLVIYGPESRSGVVAFNLGKHHAFDVGSFLDQYGIAIRTGHHCAMPLMRHYAVPAMCRASFALYNTEEEADRLAAGLTRIHRLLGG; encoded by the coding sequence ATGAGTTTCGATCTCGAACGCATCAGAGCGGAATTTCCGATTCTGAAACGTGAGGTCAACGGACATCCGCTGGCCTACCTTGATAGCGCGGCCAGCGCACAGCGCCCGCTCGCGGTCATCAATGCGGAAAGTTATTTCTACCAGCACGGCTATGCGGCCGTGCACCGCGGTATCCATTCGTTGAGCGCGCAGGCGACCACCGACATGGAAAACGTGCGTCATCAGGCAGCGCGTTTTCTTAATGCCGCTTCGCCTGAAGAGATTATCTTCGTCAAAGGCACCACCGAAGCCATCAATCTGGTGGCTAACAGTTGGGGCGGCAGCCAGCTGCAGCCGGGCGACAACATCATCATCACCGAGATGGAGCATCACGCTAACATCGTACCGTGGCAGATGGTGGCGCAGCGTACCGGCGCAGAAATTCGCGTACTGCCGCTGAATGCGCAGGGCGAACTGGCGCTGGAGCAGCTGAGCGGCTTGATTGATAGTCGCACCCGTTTGCTGGCGGTGACCCACGTTTCAAACGTGCTCGGCACAGTCAATCCGGTGAAAGCCATCGTGGCGCAAGCGAAAGCCGCTGGCGTGATTACGCTGGTGGATGGCGCGCAAGCGGTGATGCATCACGCGGTGGATGTACAGGATATCGACTGCGACTTCTACGCCTTCTCCGGCCATAAAATTTATGGTCCGACCGGCATTGGGGTGCTTTACGCGCGTAAAGCGTTGCAGGAGATCATGCCTCCGTGGGAAGGCGGCGGTTCGATGATTTCTGAAGTGGTGCTGCCAACTGGCACCACCTTTAACAGTACGCCATGGCGTTTCGAAGCGGGCACGCCGAATACCGGCGGCATCATTGGATTAGGTGCGGCGTTAACGTGGATCAGCGAATTGGGCCTGGATGTGATTCATCAGCGCGAATCGATGCTGATGCGTTATGCGCTGGATAAACTGGCTTCGGTGCCGGATCTGGTGATTTACGGTCCGGAAAGTCGCAGCGGCGTGGTGGCCTTTAATCTCGGCAAGCATCACGCGTTTGATGTCGGCAGTTTCCTTGATCAATACGGTATTGCGATCCGCACTGGCCATCACTGTGCGATGCCGCTGATGCGTCATTATGCGGTGCCGGCGATGTGTCGTGCCTCCTTCGCGCTGTATAACACCGAAGAAGAAGCCGATCGCCTGGCCGCAGGTTTGACCCGTATTCATCGTCTGCTGGGCGGTTGA